In Thermoplasmata archaeon, one genomic interval encodes:
- a CDS encoding NMD3-related protein: MKCIICGINDSKYENLCVSCFLKNTKFIELAESIDLTVCPHCGAIKIKKEWIYNKTLESVLSEYLLNSAKKYHEYDSASIKLSISKNLDLIRSDVTIHYKDLEKLEKFETKLQILKNSCPVCNKILGDYFESILQIRSDRDVSESEKNEIIEFVYREVRAQNNPNIFIMKYEEMHTGLDFYLSSNHFARILVKEIQDLYSGTIKESPHLYGRKEGEDLYRITYMIRLPEYRAGDFIKNKDKQYRILNLNAKGLKVIDLNSGEIKAISQKSYIDQGYKLFAKREDVLDAILIYASGNELQIMDQQNRLYELKAPKYKVGKDLKIIKDNENVYIVPGA, translated from the coding sequence ATGAAGTGTATAATATGTGGCATTAATGACTCAAAATACGAGAATTTATGTGTATCCTGTTTCTTAAAAAATACAAAATTTATAGAACTTGCAGAAAGCATCGATTTAACTGTATGCCCTCATTGTGGTGCAATAAAAATTAAGAAAGAATGGATATATAATAAAACTTTAGAGAGCGTGCTATCAGAGTATCTGCTAAACAGTGCAAAAAAATATCATGAGTATGATAGTGCCAGCATAAAATTAAGCATTTCCAAAAATTTAGATCTGATACGCAGTGATGTAACTATACACTATAAAGATCTTGAAAAGCTTGAAAAATTCGAGACCAAGCTTCAAATCTTAAAAAACAGCTGTCCTGTATGCAATAAAATATTGGGAGACTACTTTGAGTCTATATTGCAGATCAGGTCAGACAGGGATGTTTCAGAATCTGAGAAAAACGAGATTATCGAATTTGTGTATAGAGAGGTGAGGGCTCAGAACAACCCGAACATATTTATAATGAAATATGAAGAGATGCATACAGGCCTGGATTTTTATCTATCTAGCAATCATTTTGCGCGTATTTTAGTTAAAGAGATCCAAGATCTATACAGTGGCACAATTAAAGAGTCTCCGCATCTGTATGGTCGAAAAGAGGGAGAGGATCTGTACCGCATTACTTATATGATCAGGCTTCCTGAATACAGGGCTGGTGATTTTATTAAAAACAAGGATAAACAATACAGAATATTAAATTTAAATGCTAAAGGCTTGAAAGTTATTGACCTAAACAGTGGCGAGATTAAGGCGATTTCTCAAAAAAGTTATATTGATCAGGGTTACAAGCTGTTTGCAAAACGAGAAGATGTGCTGGATGCGATACTAATCTACGCATCTGGAAACGAATTGCAGATTATGGATCAACAGAACAGGTTATATGAACTGAAAGCCCCAAAATATAAGGTTGGCAAAGATTTAAAGATCATTAAAGATAATGAAAATGTATATATAGTGCCAGGAGCGTGA